One part of the Zerene cesonia ecotype Mississippi chromosome 2, Zerene_cesonia_1.1, whole genome shotgun sequence genome encodes these proteins:
- the LOC119835596 gene encoding fatty acid-binding protein 1-like, whose protein sequence is MAFFGKLYTLERNENFEEFIKSLNLPQEQSEGFINSKPSQKIEKDGDYYIITTNSRRGTTEIKFKDGVEFDEVFSPEITTKNTITVDGNKFTQVQSLGDKSVTYVREYTPEQLVVTVTSNFWDGIAKRYYVAN, encoded by the exons ATGGCGTTCTTCGGAAAGCTCTATACTTTGGAAAGAAATGAAAACTTCgaggaatttattaaaagcttGA aTCTCCCTCAAGAGCAATCAGAAGGCTTCATCAACTCAAAACCTTCccaaaaaattgaaaaagatGGAGACTATTACATTATTACGACCAACTCCAGAAGGGGAACTACTGAAATCAAATTCAAGGATGGTGTTGAATTTGACGAGGTGTTTTCACCAGAAATTACT ACCAAGAACACAATAACTGTAGATGGCAACAAATTTACTCAAGTCCAATCGCTGGGTGACAAGTCTGTGACATACGTCAGAGAATACACGCCCGAACAGCTAGTAGtc ACTGTGACTTCCAATTTCTGGGACGGCATCGCGAAAAGGTACTACGTCGCCAATTAA
- the LOC119834521 gene encoding fatty acid-binding protein 2-like: protein MAFYGKLYTLEKNENFDSFIKSLNIPQDRAEAYVNSKPSQKIEKDGDYYIITTNSIMGVSEIKFKPGVEFDEVLTPEITTKTTVTVDGNKFTQVQTLGDKSVTYVREYTPEQLVITLTSNFWDGTAKRYYVAK from the exons ATGGCGTTCTACGGAAAGCTCTACACATTAGAAAAGAACGAAAACTTCGATAGCTTCATCAAAAGCCTGA ACATCCCTCAAGACCGAGCAGAAGCCTACGTGAACTCAAAACCTTCCCAAAAAATCGAAAAAGATGGAGactattacattattactaCCAACTCTATAATGGGGGTTAGCgaaatcaaattcaaaccTGGTGTTGAATTCGACGAAGTTTTGACACCAGAAATTACT acCAAGACCACAGTAACTGTAGACGGCAATAAATTCACTCAAGTCCAAACGCTGGGTGACAAGTCTGTGACATACGTCAGAGAATACACGcccgaacagctagtaatc ACACTTACCTCCAATTTCTGGGACGGCACCGCGAAAAGATACTACGTCGCTaagtaa
- the LOC119834662 gene encoding fatty acid-binding protein, muscle-like translates to MEQFLGKKYKLKTSDNFEDYLKYIGVGLLSRKLVTSVYPVCVLSKNENGSYTLTMTTPIRKVATTFNLDEDFDEDRPDGVKVKSRVTLEGNKLIQTQDDNGKRSKHVREFTDTKLTVITTAEGWDGTCIRVYEVQE, encoded by the exons ATGGAACAATTCCTAGGAAAgaaatataaactgaaaacatctgataattttgaagattatttaaaatacattg gagTGGGCTTATTATCAAGGAAGTTAGTTACATCCGTATACCCAGTATGTGTCTTGTCCAAAAATGAAAATGGATCATATACCCTCACAATGACTACACCGATAAGGAAAGTTGCTACCACGTTTAATTTAGATGAAGATTTTGACGAAGATAGACCAGATGGAGTTAAG gtaAAATCCCGCGTCACTTTAGAAGGCAACAAACTAATACAAACACAAGACGACAATGGAAAACGATCGAAACATGTCAGAGAATTCACTGATACCAAATTAACAGTA ATAACCACAGCAGAAGGCTGGGACGGCACGTGTATAAGAGTCTACGAAGTACAAGAATag